A single genomic interval of Anaerobacillus sp. CMMVII harbors:
- a CDS encoding bifunctional 2-polyprenyl-6-hydroxyphenol methylase/3-demethylubiquinol 3-O-methyltransferase UbiG, producing the protein MKLLKDTGERIIPKEMKPTNGMLLEHTARYYFSTPYVRGRVLDIACGTGYGSQMVAKKNKQEIDEMIGVDIDEETLKYAKQHYYHPILTFQKENALDPHLPEKLGTFDTILSFETIEHIEDDELFMKNMYELLKPGGTLVLSTPFGKGRGIPSGQPFHVHQLTNEEFINLFKPFSEVEIFYQRGVTIEPPRKGVYYPLGVAVAVK; encoded by the coding sequence ATGAAATTGTTAAAAGATACTGGGGAAAGAATTATCCCTAAAGAAATGAAACCAACCAATGGTATGTTATTAGAGCATACAGCTAGGTACTACTTTTCAACGCCATACGTCCGTGGACGTGTCCTTGATATTGCTTGTGGGACAGGTTACGGAAGTCAAATGGTCGCAAAAAAAAATAAGCAAGAAATTGACGAAATGATTGGTGTGGACATAGATGAGGAAACATTAAAATACGCAAAGCAACATTATTATCATCCTATATTAACTTTCCAAAAAGAAAACGCTCTTGATCCTCATCTCCCTGAAAAATTAGGTACATTTGATACGATCTTAAGCTTTGAGACGATCGAGCATATTGAGGACGACGAGTTGTTTATGAAAAATATGTACGAGCTATTAAAACCAGGTGGAACGTTAGTTTTGTCTACTCCTTTCGGAAAAGGTAGAGGCATACCTTCTGGGCAACCCTTTCATGTTCACCAGCTAACAAATGAAGAATTTATTAACCTATTTAAACCATTTTCTGAAGTAGAAATATTTTACCAACGCGGTGTAACCATCGAGCCACCTCGAAAAGGTGTCTATTACCCTTTAGGCGTTGCTGTTGCGGTGAAATAG
- a CDS encoding DUF1801 domain-containing protein yields MYEQKTKETDHSVIEFIEAVESPKKREDAYRLLEVFSETTGCEAKMWGPSIIGFGSYHYKYATGHEGDAPLVGFSPRKAKISLYFATGDDKREELLKDFGKHTSGKACVYINKVADIDVNVLKALINQSVTFLKETYPS; encoded by the coding sequence ATGTATGAACAAAAAACAAAAGAAACTGATCACAGTGTCATTGAATTTATTGAAGCGGTGGAAAGTCCTAAAAAGCGAGAAGATGCTTATAGGTTATTAGAGGTTTTTTCAGAGACGACAGGCTGCGAAGCAAAAATGTGGGGACCGAGTATTATTGGGTTTGGCTCTTATCATTATAAATATGCAACTGGCCACGAAGGAGATGCCCCGTTAGTTGGATTTTCACCTAGAAAGGCTAAAATTAGTTTATATTTTGCGACTGGTGATGATAAACGCGAAGAATTATTAAAGGATTTTGGCAAGCATACATCAGGAAAAGCATGTGTCTATATCAATAAAGTAGCAGATATTGATGTAAATGTTTTAAAGGCATTGATTAATCAATCTGTAACGTTTTTGAAAGAAACATATCCGAGTTAG
- a CDS encoding 4a-hydroxytetrahydrobiopterin dehydratase → MDRLTEEEVTKFLSEAEGWKLVDEKWIEKKYRFKDYLKGIEFVQKVANLSEEVNHHPFITIDYKLVRLKLSSWSANGLTKLDFQLAGKFDEFYQ, encoded by the coding sequence ATGGATAGGTTGACTGAAGAAGAAGTAACAAAGTTTTTATCCGAGGCAGAGGGTTGGAAGTTAGTCGACGAAAAATGGATTGAAAAGAAATACCGTTTTAAAGATTATTTAAAGGGGATTGAGTTTGTCCAAAAAGTAGCGAATTTGTCCGAAGAAGTGAACCATCATCCCTTTATAACCATCGATTACAAACTTGTTCGACTTAAGCTTTCATCCTGGAGTGCGAATGGCTTAACAAAGTTAGATTTTCAATTAGCCGGGAAGTTTGATGAGTTCTATCAGTAA
- a CDS encoding UbiD family decarboxylase: protein MYRNLEECILDLENSGHLVRIHEVVDPYLEMAAIHMKVFEAGGPALLFENVKGSKFRAVSNLFGTVERSKFIFRKTWEGAQNVVALRNDPVAALKNPFQHVATGLAASKALPMKKSTSLPVTHQEINISDLPLIQHWPDDGGAFITLPQVYSEDPQKPGIMNANLGMYRVQLSGNDYELNNEIGLHYQIHRGIGVHQEKAMRLGQPLKVSIFIGGPPAHTLSAVMPLPEGLSEMTFAGLLSGRRFRYSYIDGYCISNDADFVITGEIHPGETKPEGPFGDHLGYYSLTHEFPLMKVHKVYAKPNAIWPFTVVGRPPQEDTAFGDLIHELTGDAIKSEIPGVKEVHAVDAAGVHPLLFAIGSERYTPYDNAKQPMELLTIANRILGTGQLSLAKYLFITAEDGQPLDTHKEVEFLTYILERLDLHRDIHFQTNTTIDTLDYSGTGLNTGSKVVIAAYGDKKRDLCKDVPDNLKEIREYGNPRLIMPGIVAIEGPNFTTHENAEKELNELKTAIKEKGSMTTCPMIILCDDSEFISESVSNFLWVTFTRSNPSHDIHGVNSYYEHKHWGCDNLIIDVRTKPHHAPPLIADPTVEKNIERFFVKGASLGSLK, encoded by the coding sequence ATGTATCGCAATTTAGAAGAATGTATTCTCGATTTAGAAAATAGTGGTCATTTAGTACGCATTCATGAAGTTGTTGACCCTTACCTTGAAATGGCTGCTATCCACATGAAAGTATTTGAAGCAGGTGGACCAGCATTGTTATTTGAAAATGTAAAGGGGTCAAAGTTTCGAGCAGTATCGAACTTATTCGGAACCGTCGAGCGAAGTAAGTTTATTTTTCGGAAAACGTGGGAAGGTGCGCAAAATGTTGTAGCACTTAGAAATGACCCAGTAGCAGCTTTAAAAAATCCGTTCCAACATGTGGCTACTGGCTTAGCAGCTTCAAAAGCACTACCAATGAAAAAGTCAACGAGCCTTCCCGTAACACATCAGGAAATTAATATTTCTGACTTACCATTAATCCAGCACTGGCCAGATGATGGTGGAGCTTTTATTACTTTGCCACAGGTTTATAGTGAAGATCCCCAAAAGCCAGGAATTATGAACGCTAATTTAGGAATGTACCGGGTCCAACTTAGCGGGAACGATTACGAACTAAATAATGAAATTGGTTTACATTATCAAATCCATCGTGGAATTGGAGTCCACCAAGAAAAGGCAATGAGGTTAGGACAACCTTTAAAAGTAAGTATTTTTATTGGTGGCCCTCCAGCTCACACCTTGTCAGCAGTAATGCCATTACCTGAAGGGTTAAGTGAGATGACGTTTGCAGGTTTGCTTTCTGGACGTAGGTTCCGTTATAGCTATATTGATGGATATTGTATTAGTAATGATGCTGATTTTGTCATTACTGGCGAAATTCATCCAGGTGAAACAAAACCAGAGGGGCCATTTGGCGATCATTTAGGCTATTATAGTCTGACGCACGAATTCCCATTAATGAAAGTACATAAAGTGTATGCAAAACCAAACGCGATCTGGCCGTTTACTGTTGTAGGTCGACCACCTCAGGAGGATACAGCCTTTGGTGATCTTATTCATGAGCTAACTGGTGACGCGATTAAATCTGAAATTCCAGGCGTAAAAGAAGTACATGCTGTTGATGCTGCCGGTGTCCACCCACTCCTTTTTGCCATTGGTAGTGAACGTTATACGCCTTATGATAATGCCAAACAACCAATGGAGTTACTCACGATCGCCAACCGGATTTTAGGAACGGGTCAACTAAGTCTAGCTAAGTATTTGTTTATAACCGCAGAAGACGGGCAGCCGCTAGATACTCATAAAGAGGTTGAGTTTTTAACGTACATTTTAGAGCGACTTGATTTGCATCGTGATATCCATTTCCAAACGAATACAACGATTGATACGCTTGATTACTCTGGTACTGGTTTAAATACAGGAAGCAAAGTTGTTATTGCGGCCTATGGTGATAAGAAACGAGACTTATGTAAAGATGTCCCTGATAATTTGAAGGAAATCCGAGAGTATGGAAATCCACGTCTGATTATGCCAGGCATAGTTGCGATCGAGGGACCGAATTTTACTACACATGAAAATGCTGAGAAGGAACTGAATGAGTTGAAAACAGCGATCAAGGAAAAAGGTTCGATGACAACTTGTCCAATGATTATCCTTTGTGACGATAGTGAATTTATTAGCGAATCTGTTAGTAACTTTCTCTGGGTTACCTTTACCCGAAGCAATCCTTCACACGACATTCATGGAGTAAATAGTTATTATGAACATAAACATTGGGGCTGTGACAATCTCATTATTGATGTCCGTACAAAACCTCATCATGCACCACCATTAATTGCCGACCCAACCGTTGAGAAAAACATAGAGCGCTTTTTTGTAAAGGGTGCAAGTTTAGGTTCATTAAAATAA
- a CDS encoding class III extradiol ring-cleavage dioxygenase, giving the protein MIPSLFISHGSPMLALENNEYTKYLKNLGEKYTPKAIVIFTAHWESEITTISFRDDEYETIYDFGGFPKELFEVKYPAKGSTLVATSVAERFEESGIAFKRDENRGLDHGSWVVLKLLYPDANVPVVQISVNPYLSPKEQFRIGEALRGLGNEDILIVGSGGTSHNLGMIKWGQSNPEPWTVEFDDWLLERLQTRDLPSLFEYAELAPHAKLAVPRAEHFVPLFLAFGSGDEKHQPKLLHRSYQFGTLSHIALQF; this is encoded by the coding sequence ATGATTCCATCTTTATTTATATCCCATGGCTCACCTATGCTAGCCCTGGAGAACAACGAATATACAAAGTATCTCAAAAATTTAGGTGAAAAATATACACCAAAAGCAATTGTTATCTTTACTGCTCATTGGGAAAGTGAGATCACTACGATTTCCTTTCGTGATGATGAATATGAGACAATCTATGATTTCGGAGGGTTTCCTAAGGAGCTTTTTGAGGTCAAATATCCTGCCAAGGGATCTACGCTAGTAGCCACTAGCGTTGCTGAACGTTTTGAAGAAAGTGGAATTGCTTTTAAAAGAGACGAAAACCGAGGGTTGGATCACGGTTCATGGGTCGTTTTAAAACTTTTGTATCCTGATGCTAATGTACCTGTCGTTCAGATATCGGTTAATCCATACCTAAGTCCAAAAGAACAATTCCGTATCGGTGAAGCACTGCGTGGGCTAGGAAATGAGGATATCCTAATTGTTGGTAGTGGTGGAACATCCCATAATCTAGGAATGATTAAATGGGGGCAAAGTAATCCTGAACCCTGGACAGTAGAATTTGACGATTGGCTACTCGAACGATTACAAACTAGGGATTTACCTTCATTGTTTGAGTATGCTGAATTAGCTCCACATGCGAAATTGGCTGTACCTAGGGCTGAACATTTTGTACCTTTGTTTTTGGCATTTGGAAGCGGCGACGAAAAGCATCAACCTAAGCTTTTGCACCGAAGCTACCAATTTGGAACACTAAGTCACATTGCATTACAGTTTTAA
- a CDS encoding MFS transporter, whose amino-acid sequence MKRNTHLPINPPFYYGWIIVFMSALAIFFSGPGQTFSISIFIDAYLEHFGWSSTLVSTMYLFATLLAGFLLFIVGRLVDKYGQRRMTVLVASLLGVACVFNSFLLGPTMLFIGFFMLRLFGQGSLTLIPGTLIPQWFVGKRGRALSFMAFGSFLSAAALPPFNAWLIGKVGWQASWLVWAGLLFLIFVPLAFLFIRNKPEDVGLHPDNLSDEEVSVRGSEKSAIHEEAWTLKEAMRTKVLWLLLFCVAVPSMVNTGIVFHFVPILAESEIGRTQAAFILSIMAMVSFPITFLAGFIVERVKANYVLSLAFLGQICIMVLLVQTDSYTTAILFGVARGIVGGFEAISLGIIFPNYFGRANIGSIKGISSTIMVIGSAFGPLPFALAYDRFGSYQEIIYLMMVFPLAAAIFAFVARKPVKKTNELKQQAS is encoded by the coding sequence ATGAAAAGAAATACGCACCTACCTATTAATCCGCCTTTCTATTATGGATGGATTATTGTTTTTATGTCAGCATTGGCAATTTTCTTTTCTGGACCTGGTCAAACCTTTTCCATTTCAATTTTTATTGATGCTTATTTGGAACATTTCGGTTGGAGTAGTACATTGGTATCGACGATGTATCTATTTGCCACTTTACTTGCAGGATTTTTACTCTTTATTGTTGGTAGATTAGTTGATAAGTATGGACAGAGAAGAATGACAGTTCTTGTCGCGTCCTTATTAGGAGTGGCTTGTGTCTTTAATAGTTTTTTATTAGGACCAACTATGTTATTCATTGGCTTTTTCATGTTAAGGCTATTTGGCCAGGGATCGCTAACTCTTATCCCTGGGACGCTTATTCCACAGTGGTTTGTAGGAAAAAGAGGACGTGCGTTAAGTTTTATGGCTTTTGGTAGCTTTTTAAGTGCTGCTGCCTTACCACCTTTCAATGCTTGGTTAATTGGAAAAGTTGGTTGGCAAGCTTCTTGGCTTGTTTGGGCAGGTTTACTATTTTTAATTTTTGTGCCTCTTGCCTTTCTATTCATACGTAATAAACCTGAAGATGTCGGTTTACATCCAGATAATTTATCTGACGAGGAAGTGTCGGTAAGAGGCTCTGAGAAATCTGCCATTCATGAGGAAGCATGGACACTCAAGGAAGCGATGAGAACCAAGGTGCTTTGGCTACTGTTGTTTTGTGTAGCTGTGCCATCGATGGTTAATACAGGCATTGTTTTTCATTTTGTACCGATCTTAGCGGAAAGTGAAATTGGCCGCACTCAAGCTGCATTTATTTTAAGTATTATGGCCATGGTATCATTTCCGATTACATTTTTAGCTGGATTTATTGTGGAGAGAGTAAAAGCAAATTATGTTCTTTCATTAGCGTTTCTTGGGCAAATTTGCATCATGGTTCTTTTAGTTCAGACAGATTCTTATACTACTGCGATTTTGTTTGGGGTTGCCCGTGGAATTGTCGGTGGTTTTGAAGCGATCAGTCTAGGAATTATTTTCCCGAATTATTTTGGGCGTGCCAATATTGGGAGTATTAAAGGTATATCCTCAACGATTATGGTGATTGGCTCGGCCTTTGGTCCTTTGCCTTTTGCATTAGCTTATGATCGTTTTGGAAGTTATCAGGAAATCATTTATCTAATGATGGTGTTTCCACTCGCTGCTGCAATATTTGCTTTTGTGGCTAGAAAACCTGTTAAGAAAACTAACGAACTAAAGCAACAAGCGTCTTAA
- a CDS encoding helix-turn-helix domain-containing protein → MELALQLLGKRWTGLVIFQLLIGPQRFSEIEAALPVSGRLLTERLKELEKEGIVKRQLYPEVPVRVEYSLTEKGRALEPIFQDIQSWAENWISLDSGER, encoded by the coding sequence ATTGAATTAGCCTTGCAGTTGCTAGGCAAACGCTGGACAGGACTAGTGATATTCCAACTTCTTATAGGTCCTCAGCGATTCTCTGAAATAGAAGCAGCACTACCAGTAAGTGGGAGACTATTAACAGAACGGTTAAAGGAATTAGAAAAAGAGGGGATCGTTAAACGACAACTATACCCTGAGGTTCCAGTACGGGTCGAATATTCGTTAACAGAGAAAGGACGAGCGTTAGAACCAATTTTTCAAGATATTCAGAGTTGGGCTGAAAATTGGATCTCCCTAGATTCTGGAGAGAGGTAA
- a CDS encoding universal stress protein: MFQKILLAADGSAHSLRATENTIHLVTKKETGFVTVVYVVDGSTSKADVLHNKDSHDIAEKRKEKLKDILSLLDNANIPHELKILHGEPGETIVEFANESEFDCLVIGSRGLNRLQSMVLGGVSHKVAKGAKCPVMIVK; this comes from the coding sequence ATGTTTCAGAAAATACTTTTAGCAGCTGATGGTTCGGCGCATTCGCTTAGAGCAACAGAAAATACAATTCACCTAGTTACAAAGAAGGAAACCGGGTTTGTCACGGTAGTTTATGTAGTTGATGGTTCAACATCAAAGGCTGATGTACTGCACAATAAAGATAGTCACGACATTGCTGAAAAGCGAAAAGAAAAGCTTAAGGATATTCTATCATTACTGGATAATGCTAATATCCCGCATGAATTGAAAATTCTTCACGGTGAACCTGGCGAAACGATTGTTGAATTTGCAAATGAGAGTGAATTTGATTGTTTGGTAATCGGAAGTAGAGGACTTAATCGATTGCAAAGCATGGTTTTAGGTGGCGTGAGTCATAAAGTTGCAAAAGGTGCAAAATGCCCAGTAATGATTGTTAAATAG
- a CDS encoding SulP family inorganic anion transporter encodes MNLQAIKQEWFSNIKGDTLAGMVVALALIPEAIAFSIIAGVDPMVGLYASFCIAVVIAFIGGRPGMISAATGAMALLMITLVADHGLQYLLAATVLTGIIQIFFGVFKLAKYMKFIPRSVMVGFVNALAILIFMAQLQHFVNVTWVMYALVALTLAIIYILPRFTTAIPSTLVAIVAVTALAIFGGLGVSTVGDMGALQSTLPIFLIPSIPLTFETLMIILPYSLALAVVGILESLLTAQIVDDMTDTESDKNKESRGQGIANVITGFFGGMAGCAMIGQSVINVKSGGRGRLSSLVAGVFLMFLIIVLGSVVVQIPMAALAGVMFMVAIGTFDWNSLKTLHKIPRTDATVMVVTVLTVVLTHNLAIGVLTGVVLSAIFFGAKISKVHVTSKLSLSGEKKTYFVEGQLFFVSVTDFINSFDFKDVVKEIEIDFSRAHLWDDSAIGAIDKVEMKYEQNGISVNLTGLNKESSLLMKQIGGLSKNSGH; translated from the coding sequence TTGAACTTACAAGCAATTAAACAAGAATGGTTTAGCAATATTAAAGGAGATACCCTAGCAGGAATGGTTGTTGCGTTAGCCTTAATTCCTGAAGCTATCGCCTTTTCGATTATTGCAGGAGTCGACCCGATGGTGGGGTTATATGCTTCATTTTGTATTGCAGTTGTTATTGCCTTTATTGGCGGACGTCCAGGAATGATCTCTGCAGCCACTGGGGCTATGGCATTATTGATGATTACCCTAGTTGCTGATCATGGGCTTCAATACTTATTAGCAGCGACTGTCTTGACTGGTATTATACAAATTTTCTTTGGTGTTTTCAAATTAGCAAAATACATGAAATTTATCCCAAGATCTGTGATGGTCGGATTTGTTAACGCGTTAGCGATCTTAATTTTTATGGCGCAATTACAGCATTTTGTTAATGTAACTTGGGTAATGTATGCATTAGTTGCCTTAACATTAGCGATCATTTATATCTTACCTAGATTTACGACGGCTATCCCTTCAACGTTAGTAGCCATTGTTGCTGTTACAGCGTTAGCAATTTTTGGTGGTTTAGGTGTAAGTACAGTTGGTGACATGGGCGCCCTTCAAAGTACACTACCTATTTTTCTCATTCCATCTATCCCATTAACTTTTGAAACATTAATGATCATTTTACCTTATTCACTGGCATTAGCCGTTGTTGGTATCCTTGAATCACTTTTAACAGCGCAAATTGTTGATGACATGACTGACACGGAAAGTGATAAGAACAAGGAAAGCCGTGGTCAAGGTATTGCCAATGTTATTACAGGGTTTTTTGGTGGTATGGCAGGATGTGCGATGATTGGTCAATCAGTTATTAATGTTAAATCAGGTGGTCGTGGTCGCTTATCATCTTTAGTAGCAGGGGTTTTCTTGATGTTCTTAATCATTGTTCTTGGCTCTGTCGTAGTCCAAATTCCAATGGCAGCACTAGCAGGTGTCATGTTCATGGTAGCAATTGGAACGTTTGATTGGAATTCATTAAAAACTTTGCATAAAATCCCTAGAACAGATGCAACAGTAATGGTTGTAACGGTATTGACGGTTGTATTAACCCACAACTTAGCAATTGGTGTTTTAACTGGTGTTGTTTTAAGTGCCATTTTCTTTGGAGCAAAGATTTCAAAGGTTCATGTAACATCTAAGCTATCACTTTCTGGTGAAAAGAAGACGTATTTTGTTGAAGGTCAATTATTCTTTGTATCGGTTACAGACTTTATAAATTCATTCGATTTCAAAGATGTTGTCAAGGAAATTGAGATTGACTTTAGTCGTGCTCACCTTTGGGACGACTCAGCGATTGGTGCCATAGATAAGGTTGAAATGAAATATGAACAAAATGGAATATCAGTAAACTTAACAGGTTTGAATAAAGAAAGTTCATTATTAATGAAACAAATTGGTGGTTTATCAAAGAACTCTGGCCACTAG
- a CDS encoding aromatic amino acid hydroxylase, with protein MQARKIPKHLQKYTVKQEYHNYTAINHAVWRYVMRQNHHTLKDFAHEAYTDGLKASGITIDRLPDVEEMNQCLAPFGWGAATIDGFIPGVAFFEFQANGILPVVAEIRKLENIQYTPAPDIIHEAAGHAPILCDEKYSEYVKLFGEIGKKAIATKEEHDLFEAVRSYSNLLEKGSATDEKISEAKRKIDEVAATIKGISEAERISRLYWWTVEYGLIGELDHPKIYGAGLLSSVSEGRNALSAEVEKIQYDLQTMINTGFDITKPQPQLFVCDSFEQLIEGVKEFAMEMAFMKGGTESLEKARQSANVATVEYSSGLQVTGVINELLYNDNNEAVYIKMSGPTALAYQSCELPGHGTETHQEGFGAPIGRLKDVESPLECLTEEELANLGIVINRDCLLTFESGVEVKGTVQSMVKQDQKIQIISFTDCLVTYQGQILFAPDWGIYDMAVGECIPSVYAGAADGEAYYTVEVGSQTATEHSIVSSPLEDLYQQIRDVREKKPENSVSVIESVWRKLGSGYKNDWLLRLEVVELLKENNWLPSLQEEVHRDLKRLQKESDELEVLISRGVQII; from the coding sequence ATGCAAGCTAGAAAAATACCAAAACATTTACAAAAGTACACGGTAAAGCAAGAATATCACAATTATACTGCGATTAACCATGCAGTTTGGCGATATGTGATGCGGCAAAACCATCATACTCTTAAGGATTTCGCCCACGAGGCCTATACTGACGGGCTTAAGGCATCAGGGATTACGATTGATCGCCTTCCAGATGTAGAAGAAATGAATCAATGCTTAGCACCTTTTGGTTGGGGAGCTGCGACCATAGATGGCTTTATTCCAGGAGTCGCTTTTTTTGAATTTCAAGCAAATGGCATTCTTCCAGTAGTAGCCGAAATAAGAAAGCTTGAAAATATTCAATATACTCCAGCACCAGATATTATTCACGAGGCTGCAGGACATGCACCTATTCTTTGTGATGAAAAATATTCAGAGTATGTAAAGCTTTTTGGAGAAATCGGAAAAAAAGCAATTGCTACAAAAGAGGAGCATGATCTTTTTGAAGCTGTCCGTTCTTATTCAAATCTACTTGAAAAGGGATCAGCTACAGATGAGAAAATCTCTGAAGCGAAGCGGAAAATAGATGAAGTAGCAGCTACCATAAAAGGCATATCTGAAGCTGAAAGAATTTCAAGGCTTTATTGGTGGACTGTCGAATACGGATTAATTGGTGAACTTGACCATCCAAAGATTTATGGTGCTGGACTGTTGTCTTCGGTATCAGAAGGTCGCAATGCTCTAAGTGCAGAGGTTGAAAAAATTCAGTATGACCTTCAAACGATGATCAATACAGGCTTTGATATCACCAAGCCACAGCCACAATTGTTTGTTTGTGATAGTTTCGAGCAGTTAATCGAAGGAGTCAAAGAGTTCGCTATGGAAATGGCGTTTATGAAGGGCGGGACAGAGAGTCTCGAAAAAGCCAGACAATCAGCGAATGTAGCAACAGTGGAATATAGCTCTGGCCTACAAGTTACCGGGGTGATCAACGAGCTACTATACAATGACAACAATGAAGCTGTCTATATAAAAATGAGCGGACCAACAGCGTTAGCTTATCAAAGTTGTGAACTTCCCGGCCATGGGACTGAAACTCACCAGGAAGGATTTGGCGCTCCCATTGGACGGTTAAAGGATGTTGAAAGTCCATTAGAATGTCTAACCGAGGAAGAGTTAGCTAACTTAGGGATCGTAATTAATCGAGATTGCCTGCTCACATTTGAAAGTGGGGTAGAAGTAAAAGGAACCGTCCAATCAATGGTTAAGCAGGATCAAAAAATCCAAATTATTAGCTTTACAGACTGTCTAGTTACGTACCAAGGACAAATTTTGTTTGCACCAGATTGGGGAATTTATGATATGGCTGTAGGTGAGTGCATTCCTTCGGTATATGCAGGTGCAGCGGATGGTGAAGCCTATTATACGGTTGAAGTCGGTTCACAGACAGCAACGGAACATTCAATCGTGTCATCACCATTAGAGGATCTCTACCAGCAAATTAGAGATGTTAGAGAAAAAAAGCCAGAGAACTCAGTATCTGTGATTGAAAGTGTCTGGCGAAAACTTGGAAGCGGTTACAAAAATGACTGGCTCTTAAGATTAGAAGTAGTAGAACTATTAAAAGAAAATAATTGGTTACCTTCTTTACAAGAGGAAGTACATCGTGACCTTAAAAGACTTCAAAAAGAAAGCGATGAGTTAGAGGTATTAATTTCTAGGGGGGTACAAATTATTTAA